One window of the Megalops cyprinoides isolate fMegCyp1 chromosome 2, fMegCyp1.pri, whole genome shotgun sequence genome contains the following:
- the LOC118796274 gene encoding polycystic kidney disease 1 like 1, translating into MGDQTTYVNKGPVVSHVFLTAAEHSVSVTAQNRVGSVTGSASVSVLYRMQPVRIHTDKQVYATGTDITFLAVTEEPGPLEFLWHFGDRLPQRSTSRTITKRYYVPGRYNVILNASNGLGSFTSDIYPIVIQREVKVNRLQFYTSVLLNASVNFDCRINAGTNVRYHWSFGDGTYRIGSNTEQHVFHRTGEFTVQVTVSNLVSSASLMGQIFVVRQPCQPPPVKNMGPLKLQVRRYQTLRLGVTYEADIQCNISQGLLYSWAVYESGGLQVQLPPIEAQKQSIELPNNFLHYGTYTAVARVQIQGSIVYSNYTVRIEVVPSPPVSLIYGGTNIFISNSNGTILTLNGQGSHDPDYPQNILSYTWDCEPVSGIQSPCFDEHVPTSHAVLMFPVSFLKPSFDQFQFRLTVRSGDRAAVSEVFVTISPSLIGNVNVYCYQCLGSTVNWNEQFSVKAQCENCGVSSGNIFYTWKLYLVNASSKVVVDVPFCNSVDLSLPSRLVSVLPPAATLPTQTTSGALPTGLSLSTTPVPLPDNFSSPQITPGRSTVPAFSETPWAAEDPGSQYHTTVVTSSNTTSTNAKPSPTTVPAPPTTPFLPVFPPFPFPFPEEDLPSGGRPRRERSAEPQRAATSSDHATPAEPAPDSGRPPPVPGDYDIPVPPYYISEFPVPPYDGSIVYGGPAGESDFLSEFPYDPLFPSIFESSEVIGRPVPPSNEGDVDYRGNATVIGEDEGGASANQTLSLNSTGAGSGSSSGVVPPGSSGGWGHNLVDPSNQLLPPAKKTLLDLNRELIDPDVFQTFTLTGITSPIISFKPFVLKTKSLYMLEVSANSQETLLGKTQLFFSTNEIPEGMTCQVQPSKGYEIHTDFSIFCTSGKEDLLYEYSFSVGNTPRKILYQGRDFQYYFNLPSGDPDDDYKVMIYTEIRNRFGAATRPCPVSVKVLPSFQRNPSSVYDPEKELYVYGIRNLTKLMQMGNSIEIRNYIILLTSMLNRLSGDPAASLELQTATRGALISTVCQLTISDQATMIDNIYMLKELMRVTTQVTFDSARLVTRHIRVISACFHEPNVPVTYYLDEWTLNSLVPLLSHALEASFSSSDESVQLTSDGIRTATELMLKYVLFSKALQYTVSTSLMELKTSQLDSLQTMVDSVGSTTFYLPDALGSYIDGRSTDPHGPCVISQLTLFKQNPYFWAKAPVQINGDIAGLTLYNCSTRREMKVYSLSTPVNIEFQKRASNVSGASDLSLLRSEMIIHRFNVSPENLQEMLQITVEFTQPASFPIMFLFRMFERPTPSLYNIKKIHRWEGNTVHIFLPPSTLTGAGTGYLAILNADYNRNPRNKYVARAVNYTMRIESTRCLSWDGVREWRAGGCTPTQGLSPDKVNCSLVDNLTLCIVIAISLAVYLLVMVVCKLADIRGEEKAGLVLLQDNSPLDRQLYAVTIDTGFRSRPAMTAKVHIVLHGDDGVSQTRELNFPDNLPFERNSRRTFILSTPESLGPIWKVHLWHDNSGCSPSWYISYVLVKDLVRGSSWFFPGECWLAVDEGDGRVERELTPLTRGLGFMKLLYSKLTEYLEDFHLWASVYSRPSHSGFTHVQRLSVCLLLLEGYMCANTVVLSRQDDQYTAELGLIDVSAVSLATGILSTLAVLPVGGLVSLLFRLSKRGVLAWCPPSRESVPYGEHHGKKAGRSDSDRGSSGFEDGSYSNNSKLLGADFKQSQCDFQSSSTGEHGCVLEQQEFGSVTLPSWCRCVAWGLCLSLSLSCAVLTAVLGTEFSTTKSLLWIHSLFFSLLCCAFVVQPALILIIAAVVSLWYRESCDFCSSSNETEPVGEKLKLWSQNGGSLSETYQHSPYHHVQHEYSHLDRVLAARQRARHLRLTRPPTRAELRSVRDQMRKEGLIRKTLREATFYIVMLCLLLSVTYGKSSKSQYQLNQAVRTEFTRHPRSAFQDIKTHEDWWNWASTTLLDGLYGDMWYNKVSARNKVPSPFEGLLPACLPAYSPSNGDGGQSGSVTGSAVTRMHRYCGHVACYGETGTRVSLGSTSSLKKRALITFIRPLRSAASARLQELRGGGWLDRRTRTVLAQFTLYNPPTNLFTTVSLMAEQPATGGLLPSAFIQSVRVYQTASTLDYIIMACELLFLLFTLLQLYFQICAMSQKGLLSYWRDTCNWLEVTIIIISLLYYVYYVYHFVLTVEIIDHLQRENFKAFVDLSFFSSWEQLTHCLHGVIVFLFLVKSVFILQTNIVMAPSVTLLKLSLSKLWWPLVTGVILMVAFSCLGNLLFQSTCHPFSSMPRSFQTVIKQGVGVIRLKTLSALYQSNDISIFVFSGSFFFIVTIVWTALIIGILTPLAKTARNTTRRKYLVTFSEVVAYIQDRLLVLLGRRGPRWIDNHAQRSNFYLEEFENLVDELLFRLNALSNSLHHTLPNKEQSYREDKSPPMSLADYTCSLHSENTAAGEDGMRKKTSKIEGMLFRNTSDLYNLFLCSQEDLHDQNFLSSKLELETLKHLQQNLNKSPASDGFEGSCSPERSEGPEKEATEGSLELSAALPGSVELSYSSASDTPAYCSSFRSDCYDLLQPGGVPPHALRGMRCPEIQGGQPGSQDSRMRDSTANLWAKNRKVLRRSHTAVIQPLRGSISRAWEGALSQGSTAALSSLSVQSHRSHHWTLLQRQRLPNTGQ; encoded by the exons ATGGGTGATCAGACAACTTATGTTAACAAAG GCCCAGTGGTGTCTCACGTGTTTCTGACAGCCGCAGAGCACAGCGTGTCGGTGACAGCCCAGAATCGAGTGGGGAGCGTGACCGGCAGTGCCAGCGTCTCTGTGCTTTACCGCATGCAGC CTGTGAGGAtccacacagacaaacaggtgTATGCTACAGGCACGGATATCACATTCCTGGCTGTGACCGAGGAGCCAGGCCCGCTGGAGTTTCTGTGGCACTTTGGGGACAGGCTCCCACAGAGATCCACCTCCAGGACCATCACTAAGAGATACTACGTCCCTGGCAG GTACAATGTCATCCTCAATGCCTCTAATGGACTGGGCTCCTTCACCTCGGACATATATCCAATAGTAATCCAGAGAGAGGTCAAGGTCAACAGGCTTCAGTTCTACACATCAGTGCTGCTGAACGCCAGTGTGAACTTTGACTGCAGGATTAACGCTGGCACCAATGTCCGCTATCACTGGAGCTTTGGAGACGGCACCTACAGAATAGGAAGTAACACTGAACAGCACGTCTTCCACAG AACGGGTGAATTCACAGTGCAAGTGACCGTGTCCAACCTGGTCAGCTCTGCCTCCCTGATGGGACAGATCTTTGTGGTCCGTCAGCCCTGCCAGCCTCCTCCAGTCAAAAACATGGGTCCCCTCAAATTACAG GTGCGGCGCTACCAGACCTTGCGGCTGGGAGTGACCTACGAAGCAGACATCCAGTGCAACATATCCCAGGGTCTCCTCTACAGCTGGGCCGTCTATGAGTCTGGGGGCCTGCAGGTGCAGCTCCCTCCAATCGAGGCCCAAAAGCAGAGCATCGAGCTGCCTAACAACTTCCTGCATTATGGCACATACACAGCTGTAGCCAGG gttcaaatccaagGCAGCATTGTGTACAGTAACTACACTGTCCGCATTGAGGTGGTGCCAAGCCCCCCAGTCAGCCTCATCTATGGAGGAACAAACATCTTCATCAGTAACAGCAACGGCACCATTCTCACCCTGAACGGACAAGGATCACACGACCCAGATTACCCTCAGAATATCCTGAG CTACACGTGGGACTGTGAGCCAGTCAGTGGGATTCAGAGCCCCTGTTTTGATGAGCACGTCCCCACCTCCCACGCTGTGCTCATGTTCCCTGTCAGTTTTCTCAAGCCCAGTTTCGACCAGTTCCAGTTCAGGCTCACAGTGCGGAGCGGAGATCGAGCTGCCGTGTCTGAGGTGTTTGTCACCATCTCGCCCAGTCTGATCGG gaatgtaaatgtatattgcTACCAGTGCCTAGGGAGCACAGTGAATTGGAATGAGCAGTTTTCTGTCAAAGCGCAATGTGAAAACTGTGGCGTTTCCTCAGGAAACATTTTCTACACCTGGAAGCTCTACCTGGTGAATGCCTCTAGTAAAGTAGTTGTTGATG TTCCTTTCTGCAATAGTGTGGATCTGAGTCTTCCTTCCAGGCTCGTCTCTGTGCTACCACCAGCAGCCACTCTACCCACTCAGACAACATCTGGAGCTCTGCCAACAGGTCTTTCCCTCAGCACCACTCCTGTGCCATTACCAGACAACTTCTCCTCTCCCCAAATCACACCTGGGCGCTCCACAGTTCCGGCTTTTTCTGAGACGCCTTGGGCAGCAGAGGACCCAGGGTCTCAGTACCACACCACCGTAGTGACATCGTCAAACACAACCAGTACCAATGCAAAGCCGTCGCCCACCACAGTGCCGGCTCCGCCCACCACCCCTTTCCTCCCCGTgttcccccccttccccttcccctttccTGAAGAGGACCTGCCTTCGGGTGGTCGCCCTCGACGGGAGAGGTCAGCCGAGCCTCAGAGAGCAGCGACGAGCTCTGATCATGCCACCCCTGCTGAGCCTGCACCAG ATTCTGGGCGTCCACCACCTGTACCTGGTGACTACGACATCCCTGTTCCTCCGTACTACATCTCAGAGTTCCCTGTGCCCCCGTATGATGGGAGCATTGTCTATGGTGGCCCTGCCGGTGAAAGTGACTTCCTCTCTGAATTTCCCTATGACCCCCTCTTTCCATCCATCTTTGAGAGCAGTGAGGTCATTGGTCGCCCAG TACCCCCTTCGAATGAGGGTGATGTTGACTACAGAGGTAATGCAACAGTGATCGGAGAAGACGAGGGTGGAGCATCGGCCAATCAGACGCTCAGCCTTAACTCGACTG GGGCTGGATCAGGAAGCTCTAGTGGAGTTGTGCCTCCAGGCTCCAGTGGTGGGTGGGGGCACAACCTGGTAGACCCCAGCAATCAGCTGCTGCCTCCAGCTAAGAAAACCCTGCTGGACCTGAACAGAGAGCTGATCGACCCTGATGTGTTCCAGACCTTCACATTGACAG GCATAACTTCACCCATCATCTCATTTAAGCCTTTCGTGTTGAAAACAAAGAGTCTTTACATGCTGGAGGTGTCTGCAA ATTCACAGGAGACACTCCTGGGGAAGacccagttatttttttccaccaatgAGATTCCTGAGGGCATGACCTGCCAGGTGCAGCCAAGCAAGGGCTACGAGATCCACACAGATTTCAGCATATTCTGCACCTCCGGAAaagag GACCTGCTGTATGAGTACAGCTTCAGTGTGGGAAACACCCCAAGGAAGATCCTGTACCAAGGCCGAGATTTCCAGTACTACTTCAATCTTCCATCTGGAGATCCAGATGATGACTATAAAG TTATGATATACACCGAAATACGGAACAGATTTGGAGCAGCGACCAGACCATGTCCAGTTAGTGTTAAGGTCCTGCCAAGCTTCCAGAGAAATCCGTCATCTGTCTACGACCCCGAAAAGGAACT CTACGTGTATGGCATAAGGAACCTCACCAAGCTAATGCAGATGGGCAACAGCATAGAGATCCGGAACTACATCATTCTGCTGACCAGCATGCTGAATCGTCTGAGTGGGGACCCTGCTGCCTCCCTTGAGCTGCAGACAGCCACCCGCGGTGCCCTGATCTCCACGGTCTGCCAGCTGACCATCAGCGACCAG GCAACAATGATTGACAACATCTACATGCTTAAAGAGCTTATGCGTGTCACTACTCAG GTGACATTTGACAGTGCCCGGCTGGTGACACGACACATCCGAGTCATATCAGCCTGTTTCCATGAGCCCAATGTGCCTGTCACATACTATCTCGACGAATGGACGTTGAACTCGTTGGTGCCACTGTTGTCCCATGCCTTGGAAGCTTCGTTCAGCTCCTCTGATGAGAGCGTCCAGCTGACCTCAGATGGCATCCGCACCGCCACAGAGCTGATGCTG AAGTATGTCCTCTTCAGCAAGGCCCTGCAGTACACTGTGAGCACCAGCCTTATGGAGCTCAAGACCAGCCAGCTCGACAGCCTCCAGACCATGGTCGACAGTGTCGGCTCAACCACCTTCTACCTCCCTGACGCCTTGGGCTCGTATATTGACGGGCGTAGCACTGACCCCCACGGACCCTGTGTTATCAGTCAGCTGACACTCTTTAAGCAGAACCCCTACTTCTGGGCCAAGGCACCTGTCCAG ATAAATGGGGACATAGCTGGCCTGACGCTGTACAACTGCAGCACCaggagagagatgaaagtgTACTCTCTTTCCACACCGGTCAACATCGAGTTCCAGAAGAGGGCCAGCAATGTAAG CGGTGCCTCggatctctccctgctgcgCAGCGAGATGATCATTCACCGGTTCAATGTGTCACCAGAGAACCTACAGGAGATGCTGCAGATCACCGTGGAGTTCACCCAGCCTGCTAGTTTTCCCATCATGTTCCTCTTCAG AATGTTTGAGAGACCAACTCCCAGCTTGTACAACATTAAGAAGATCCATCGCTGGGAGGGAAACACTGTCCATATTTTCCTGCCACCCTCCACTTTGACTG GAGCTGGTACTGGCTACTTGGCAATTCTGAATGCAGACTACAACAGAAATCCTCGCAATAAGTACGTTGCCAGAGCGGTGAATTACACCATGAGGATTGAGTCCACACGATGCCTGTCCTGGGATGGTGTGAGGGAGTGGAGAGCTGGTGGCTGCACCCCTACGCAGGGGCTCTCCCCTGATAAAGTCAACTGCAG CCTTGTCGATAACCTGACGCTGTGCATCGTCATAGCCATCTCTCTTGCGGTCTACCTCCTGGTGATGGTTGTGTGTAAGCTGGCTGATATCCGGGGGGAGGAGAAGGCGGGTTTGGTCCTATTGCAGGACAATAGCCCATTGGACCGGCAGCTCTACGCTGTCACCATCGACACAGGCTTCCGCTCCAGACCAGCCATGACAGCGAAG GTGCACATCGTGCTACACGGTGACGATGGAGTCTCTCAGACCAGAGAGCTCAATTTCCCTGACAACCTCCCATTCGAGAGGAACTCCAGGCGGACGTTCATCCTCAG CACCCCAGAGAGCCTGGGCCCCATCTGGAAGGTGCACCTCTGGCATGACAACAGCGGCTGCTCCCCAAGCTGGTACATCAGCTACGTGCTGGTGAAGGACCTGGTGAGAGGCAGCAGCTGGTTCTTCCCTGGGGAGTGCTGGCTGGCTGTGGACGAAGGCGACgggagggtggagagggagcTCACCCCCCTCACCCGGGGCCTGGGGTTTATGAAG TTGCTGTACTCAAAGCTGACAGAGTACCTGGAGGACTTCCACCTGTGGGCGTCGGTGTACAGCCGCCCCTCCCACAGCGGGTTCACCCACGTCCAGCGTCTGAGCGTGTGCCTGCTCCTCCTGGAGGGGTACATGTGTGCCAACACCGTGGTCCTCTCTCGGCAGGACGACCAG TACACCGCAGAGCTGGGCCTCATCGACGTCTCTGCCGTCTCCCTGGCGACGGGGATCCTCAGCACGCTGGCGGTGCTGCCGGTGGGGGGTCTGGTGTCCCTGCTGTTCCGCCTGAGCAAG AGAGGGGTGCTGGCCTGGTGCCCCCCCAGCAGGGAGTCTGTACCCTACGGCGAGCACCATGGAAAGAAAGCGGGGCGGAGCGACTCTGATCGCGGCTCCAGCGGCTTCGAGGATGGcagttacagtaataacagcaaACTCCTGGGCGCGGACTTCAAACAGAGCCAGTGTGACTTCCAGTCCAGCAGCACAGGAG AGCACGGCTGTGTACTGGAGCAGCAGGAGTTTGGGAGCGTCACGCTGCCCTCGTGGTGTCGCTGTGTCGCCTGGGGTCTGTGCTTGTCACTGTCCCTCAGCTGCGCTGTGCTTACCGCTGTCCTGGGAACAGA GTTCAGCACCACTAAGAGTCTGCTGTGGATCCACTCACTGTTCttctccctgctgtgctgtgcatttgtggTTCAGCCTGCTCTG ATCCTCATCATTGCCGCAGTAGTGTCCTTGTGGTACAGGGAGAGCTGTGACTTCTGCAGCAGCTCTAATGAGACTGAACCTGTGGGGGAGAAGCTGAAGCTCTGGAGCCAAAATGGAGGCAGCCTGTCTGAAACCTACCAGCACAGTCCCTACCATCACGTCCAGCACGAATATTCACACTTGGACAGG GTGTTAGCGGCCCGTCAGAGAGCCCGCCACCTGCGCCTGACCCGCCCACCTACACGGGCAGAGCTTAGGAGTGTCCGGGACCAGATGAGGAAGGAGGGGCTCATTCGCAAAACCCTCAG GGAGGCCACGTTTTACATTGTCATGTTGTGCCTGCTCCTGTCCGTCACCTATGGAAAATCATCAAAAAGTCAGTACCAGCTGAATCAGGCTGTCAGAACTGAGTTTACCAG ACACCCACGCAGTGCTTTTCAAGACATAAAAACCCATGAAGACTGGTGGAACTGGGCTTCAACCACTTTATTGGATGGCCTGTATGGAGACATGTGGTACAACAAGGTTTCAGCTAGAAACAAG GTGCCCAGCCCCTTTGAAGGCCTgctccctgcctgtctccctgcctACAGCCCCTCGAACGGAGACGGGGGCCAGTCGGGCTCTGTCACTGGCTCCGCTGTCACACGCATGCACCGCTACTGCGGACACGTCGCCTGCTATGGGGAAACAGGGACCCGAGTCAGTCTGGGATCAACAAG TTCTCTCAAGAAGAGAGCACTCATCACTTTCATTCGCCCGCTCAGGTCTGCAGCTTCAGCTCGGCTCCAGGAGCttaggggtggggggtggctgGACCGCCGCACCCGCACGGTGCTGGCCCAGTTTACCCTCTACAACCCCCCCACAAACCTGTTCACCACCGTCTCCCTCATGGCCGAGCAGCCCGCCACGGGGGGCCTGCTGCCTTCGGCCTTTATCCAGTCCGTCAGGGTGTACCAAACCGCCAGCACACTTGATTACATCATCATGGCCTGCGAG ctcctcttcctgctgttcACACTGCTTCAGTTGTATTTCCAAATATGTGCCATGAGTCAGAAGGGACTGCTATCTTATTGGCGGGACACTTGTAACTGGCTGGAG gtcaccatcatcatcattagcCTCCTGTACTACGTGTACTATGTGTACCACTTCGTTCTGACTGTGGAGATTATTGACCATTTGCAGAGGGAGAATTTCAAAGCATTTGTGGATTTGAGTTTCTTCTCATCTTGGGAACAG CTGACACATTGCCTGCATGGCGTGATAGTCTTTCTGTTCCTGGTGAAATCTGTCTTCATTCTTCAGACGAATATAGTAATGGCTCCCTCTGTCACACTACTGaagctctccctctccaaacTCTGGTGGCCTTTG GTGACAGGTGTCATCCTCATGGTGGCCTTCTCCTGCCTGGGGAACCTGCTCTTCCAGTCCACCTGTCACCCCTTCAGCAGCATGCCCAGGTCCTTCCAGACGGTCATCAAGCAAGGCGTGGGGGTCATCCGGCTGAAGACCCTGTCCGCACTCTACCAGTCCAATGATATCTCCATCTTTGTCTTCTCCGGATCTTTCTTCTTCATTGTGACAATTGTCTGGACGGCACTG attatTGGGATTCTCACCCCTCTAGCAAAAACTGCAAGGAATACCACAAGGAGAAAGTACCTTGTGACCTTTTCCGAGGTGGTAGCTTACATTCAAGATAGGCTTCTTGTGCTCCTTGGAAGGCGTGGTCCAAGGTGGATAGATAACCATGCCCAGAGAAGT aACTTCTACCTGGAGGAGTTTGAGAACCTTGTGGATGAACTTCTGTTCCGGCTCAATGCCCTCTCAAACAGCCTGCACCACACGCTCCCAAACAAAGAGCAGAGCTACAGGGAGGACAAGAGCCCACCCATGTCCCTGGCAGACTACACCTGCAGCCTGCACTCAGAG aacacagctgctggTGAAGATGGTATGAGGAAAAAGACATCTAAAATTGAGGGGATGCTATTCAGAAATACTTCTGACTTGTACAATCTATTTCTGTGCTCTCAGGAAGACTTACATGATCAAAACTTTTTGAG ttcaaaacttgAGTTGGAGACATTAAAACATCTGCAGCAGAACCTGAATAAAAGCCCAGCTTCGGATGGGTTTGAGGGGTCCTGCAGTCCAGAGCGCTCTGAGGGGCCTGAGAAGGAGGCCACAGAGGGCTCCTTAGAGCTCTCAGCTGCTCTGCCGGGCAGTGTCGAGCTGTCCTACTCCTCCGCCTCAGACACTCCTGCGTACTGCTCCTCGTTCCGCTCAGACTGCTACGACCTGCTGCAGCCTGGGGGTGTCCCGCCTCACGCCCTGCGTGGAATGAGGTGTCCCGAAATACAGGGAGGTCAACCTGGGAGTCAGGACAGTCGGATGAGGGACTCGACGGCAAACCTGTGGGCTAAGAACCGCAAGGTGCTCAGACGATCACACACCGCTGTTATTCAGCCCCTGAGGGGAAGCATTAGCAGGGCCTGGGAAGGAGCCCTCAGCCAGGGGAGCACAGCagccctgtcctctctctctgtgcaaagCCACCGCTCCCATCATTGGACACTGCTACAAAGACAGAGGCTTCCTAACACTGGCCAATAG